DNA sequence from the Streptomyces sp. NBC_01497 genome:
CCGCGTGTCACCGTGTCCCCCTTGTTGACCAGGAGCTCGAACCCGGCCCCGTTGAGCTGCACCGTGTCGATGCCCAGATGGGTGAGCACGCCATGACCGTCGGGGTCCACGACGACGAACGCGTGCGGGTGCAGGGAAACCACGATCCCGTCGACCGGCGCGACGGCCTCGGTCGGCTCACGCAGCGGGTCGATGGCGGTGCCGGGCCCCACCATGGCCCCGGCGAAGACGGGGTCGGGTACGGCGGTGAGACCGATGGCGCGGCCGGGCAGCGGAGCGGACACGAGGGTCATGGGACCTCCCAGTGGGCGGAGTGAGAACGGATCCGCCGTCACTGTGAGTAGTAAAGACGGCGTGCAGTTCAGAGCCTAAGTCATGGTCAGTGGCGGTCCCGTGTGGGCGGGCGGGCACGCCAGCGGGTCATCGATTTGCTTGCGCCGACAGGCCGC
Encoded proteins:
- a CDS encoding PTS sugar transporter subunit IIA, producing the protein MTLVSAPLPGRAIGLTAVPDPVFAGAMVGPGTAIDPLREPTEAVAPVDGIVVSLHPHAFVVVDPDGHGVLTHLGIDTVQLNGAGFELLVNKGDTVTRGQAVVRWDPAGVEKAGKSPICPVVALEASADSLSGLREDGDVAAGDTLFDWR